GCAGTGAAAAGTAGATTGTCAGACCAGTTTGCTGATCTGTCCGGCGTAGACAAAGGTTAGACGGATCACCAGACTTCCCAGCAAGACCAGTCCGGCGCTCAGATTCATCTTGAGGATGTCGCTGCTGCAAAGTGTTTCATGGCACTCCTTGATCTCGGCCAGTTTCATCACCAATGCCAGAGGGAAGATGACGCCGATAAACAAGAGTGAGGCGGTATACCAGAGATATTCATGGTTTAAGCTGAAGAACGGCATGATCGAAAGCCGCTGTGATTCAGAGGAAACATACTGACCGTAGAAAAATAGCGGGATGATGATCATCTCGGCAATGATCAGGCCGATGTCGACCTTTGTGTAAAACAGTTTTACACACTGATCCTTGGCCAGCACGATCATCAGGGCTGCCCCTGCTGACATGGCTGAACAGAGGAACAGCATCGGCAGGATGGCGGTGTTCCAGAGTGGGCGGGCCACAAAGGCGCTCAAGAGCACACCGGTGTAGATGCCGATGAAGACCCCCATTGCAGCATTGGCCAGTGCAAGATACTGCATGCGTGGCTTTACCCAGGTGGCCAGATCATCCATGAACGGCAGGCGGTACAACCACTCTCTGCGCTGTTCCGGCAGGGTGCCGTAGGCGAACAACAGGCTGATCGGGGTGAACAGCAGCAGCCCCCAGGAACCCCAGGACATGGGGGAGAGCGGCTGTATCGTCAGGTAGAACCAGAACACATTCAGCTTGCGGTCCAGGTCCAGAAAGATAAAGAACATACCGATCCCCAAAATGACCGGTACCAGCCAGGGGGCTACCATGAAGACGGTTTCACCCGCCGGAATACGGTCTTCCTTTTTCTGAAGGTGCATCAGTGAGCTCATCACCGCCAGGCCTGCAGAAAGGCCGCCCAGAAACAGGTAGAGCGAAACACGCCAGTCCCAGATATGCAGGACCGGATTGGTCATGGCGTTGGCGCCGGTAATAGTCAGTTCCATAGATGCTCCCCCCTATTCCGTGCCAAACCGGCGGATGTAATAGACCCGTGGCTCGGTGCCGGCGCTTTTCATCGGCAGTTCGGCATGGTGCCCCTTCAGGGCCAGCCGCACCGGGCTTTTCGGGTCATTCAGATCACCAAAGATGCGGGACTTGCCGATACAGGTGGCTACACAGGCCGGCTCCTTGCCTTCCTTGATCCGGTGGTCGCAGAAGGTGCATTTGTCGGCAAACCCCTTGTTGTGGTCAATGTAGCGGGCGTCATAGGGGCAGGCAGCCACACAGGCCTTGCAACCCACACAGCGTTTCTTGTCCAGCAGTACCAGGCCGCTCAGGCGGCTTTTGTAGGAGGCGCGGGTAGGGCAGTTGTAGACACAGGGCGGGTTGTCACAGTGGTTGCACAGCTCGGAGCGCAATTCAGTGCGCAGATTGGGAAACTGTCCTTCAGTTTTCTCCAGCACCCGTGTGCGAAACTGCTCGGGCGGTACGTTGTTCTCCGCCTTGCAGGCGACAATGCAGGCCATGCAGCCGATGCAGCGCCGTTGATCGATTACCATTGCATACTTCGGCATATCAGGCCCCCTTTACCAGTTTTACAAAGGTACAACGCATTCCGGTGCCGCCGCAGATCGGATCAACCGGATAGCTGCTGATCAGCTGCTGATCATCCGCCCCTCTGCGGAAAGCCTTTGTCAGACCTTTTGATTGTTGGCCAAAGCCATGCACCATGTAGACACAGTCTTCTCTAATCCGTTCCGTCACCTTCAGGCGTACGCGGTTTGAGGTGATCCCTTCCTGATTCTGCAGCGCCACATACTGGCCATCAGTCAGCCCCATTTTTCTGGCCTGTACGCTGCTCAGCCAGAGTTCATTTTCCTTGTACAGCTCGTTCAAGGCAGGGTTGTTTACCGTACGACTGAAGGTGTGTACCGCACTGCGACCATACAGCAGACGATAGAACCCTTGTGGCGGCTCTTCATTCTTCTCGTAGGCGGGTATCGGTTCAAACCCCAGCTCTTCAAGTTCCTTGCTGTACAACTCAATCTTGCCTGACTTGGTTTTGAAGACCGGCTGATTGTCGGCGGTGATGAACGGCTTTGCCGTGTCAGGGAAGGAAATGACCCCCTTCTGTTTCAGTTCGTCATAGTCGATGTTGTAGGTCAGGCAGAGTTCATTCAGACGATCTTCGAAATTTTCCCAGGGGAAGTAGTCTTCCAACCCCAGTTTTTTGGACAGCTCCTTGGCGATCCACCAGGCCGGTTTTGAGTCGTACATCGGCGCTACTGCAGGCTGGCGGATACTTGCGGACAGAGCGCGTCCCTTGCCGATGATCAGGCCGTCATGCCGCTCCAGGTAGGTGCATTCAGGCAGCACCACATCGGCGTAGAGCGAGGTGTCAGAGGGGATAACATCAACCACCACCAGCAGATCCAGCTTGCTGATCGCCTCGATGGTCTCTTTCTGGCCCGGCATGGCAGCCAGCAGATTGGTACCGGTAACCATCCAGGCCTTGACCGGGTACGGTTCGCCGATACTGGTGGCCTCACGGATGGCGTTGGTGACCCCTTCGGCGCCGCCTAACGGGAAGCCCCCTTTTTTCAGGGTGGGACGGTTTGAGGCGGGAAAGCTGGGTGGTGGCACTGCCGGGAACGATCCCCTGGTGGCCAGGTAGGCACCCCCTTCTCGTCCCCAGGTGCCGAGGATGGCGCCCAGAATGGCAATTGCCCGTGAACGTTGTACATCCTTGCCGTCCCAGGTAACGTGGCGGCCGGGATGGATGCAGACTGCCGGGCGGTGCAGGCCCATCTCGCGGGCAGTGGCCATGATCTGTGCTGCCGGGATATCGGTCTCTTTTTCCGCCCACTCCGGTGTGTACTGCTGTACTGCCGCTGCAAGCTTATCAAAGCCGTGTGTGTATTTGGCAACGTACTCCCGGTCGTACCAGCCTTCACGGATGATGATATTGATCCAGGCCAGGATCAGGGCCATATCACTGGCCGGTTTGATCGGCAGCCAGTGGTGTGCTTTGCCCGCAGCTACCGAAAAGCGGGGATCAACCACGATGATCTTTGCGCCGTTGCCGATCGCATCGGTAAACTCCTGCACCTGTGAGTTGTGCATGTTCTCGCCCAGGTGAGAGCCGATCAGCACCACCACCTTGCTGTTGGCCATGTCCAATCGTTCAGGTGAACCGATGTCGTCACCGTAGGTCAGCTCATACCCCACTACCCGTGGCCCACGGCACTGGGCAAAGGATGGCATGGCAAAGTTATTGCTGCCAAACCCCTGTAACAGCGGCATGAAATGCTCGGTGGGGGAACCGTGGGTAAACAGGGCCAGTGATTCCGGACCATGCTCTTCCTTGATTTTTTTCAGCTTGTCGGCAATGTGGGTCAGTGCCTCGTCCCAGCTTGCCTTGCGAAACTGCCCCTCACCCCTTTTGCCGGTTCTGATCAGGGGATGTTTGAGCCGATCCGGGTCGTACAGCAGGCCGATACCTCCGTTGCCCCGTCCACAGAGCTTGCCTTTAGCGGTTGCAGAGAGCGG
Above is a window of Trichlorobacter lovleyi SZ DNA encoding:
- a CDS encoding 4Fe-4S dicluster domain-containing protein, which gives rise to MPKYAMVIDQRRCIGCMACIVACKAENNVPPEQFRTRVLEKTEGQFPNLRTELRSELCNHCDNPPCVYNCPTRASYKSRLSGLVLLDKKRCVGCKACVAACPYDARYIDHNKGFADKCTFCDHRIKEGKEPACVATCIGKSRIFGDLNDPKSPVRLALKGHHAELPMKSAGTEPRVYYIRRFGTE
- the nrfD gene encoding NrfD/PsrC family molybdoenzyme membrane anchor subunit, which encodes MELTITGANAMTNPVLHIWDWRVSLYLFLGGLSAGLAVMSSLMHLQKKEDRIPAGETVFMVAPWLVPVILGIGMFFIFLDLDRKLNVFWFYLTIQPLSPMSWGSWGLLLFTPISLLFAYGTLPEQRREWLYRLPFMDDLATWVKPRMQYLALANAAMGVFIGIYTGVLLSAFVARPLWNTAILPMLFLCSAMSAGAALMIVLAKDQCVKLFYTKVDIGLIIAEMIIIPLFFYGQYVSSESQRLSIMPFFSLNHEYLWYTASLLFIGVIFPLALVMKLAEIKECHETLCSSDILKMNLSAGLVLLGSLVIRLTFVYAGQISKLV
- a CDS encoding molybdopterin-containing oxidoreductase family protein, with product MPIMSRRSFLKTSGICTAGAIAATYLPDQFLLWAGEKGLAKTEKITTYCEMCFWKCGAIATVVGGRVVKLEGNPLSATAKGKLCGRGNGGIGLLYDPDRLKHPLIRTGKRGEGQFRKASWDEALTHIADKLKKIKEEHGPESLALFTHGSPTEHFMPLLQGFGSNNFAMPSFAQCRGPRVVGYELTYGDDIGSPERLDMANSKVVVLIGSHLGENMHNSQVQEFTDAIGNGAKIIVVDPRFSVAAGKAHHWLPIKPASDMALILAWINIIIREGWYDREYVAKYTHGFDKLAAAVQQYTPEWAEKETDIPAAQIMATAREMGLHRPAVCIHPGRHVTWDGKDVQRSRAIAILGAILGTWGREGGAYLATRGSFPAVPPPSFPASNRPTLKKGGFPLGGAEGVTNAIREATSIGEPYPVKAWMVTGTNLLAAMPGQKETIEAISKLDLLVVVDVIPSDTSLYADVVLPECTYLERHDGLIIGKGRALSASIRQPAVAPMYDSKPAWWIAKELSKKLGLEDYFPWENFEDRLNELCLTYNIDYDELKQKGVISFPDTAKPFITADNQPVFKTKSGKIELYSKELEELGFEPIPAYEKNEEPPQGFYRLLYGRSAVHTFSRTVNNPALNELYKENELWLSSVQARKMGLTDGQYVALQNQEGITSNRVRLKVTERIREDCVYMVHGFGQQSKGLTKAFRRGADDQQLISSYPVDPICGGTGMRCTFVKLVKGA